From the genome of Argentina anserina chromosome 4, drPotAnse1.1, whole genome shotgun sequence, one region includes:
- the LOC126791933 gene encoding auxin efflux carrier component 2 produces MITGKDIYEVLASIVPLYVAMILAYGSVRWWKIFTPDQCSGINRFVAVFAVPLLSFHFISSNDPYAMDYQFIAADSLQKVVILVALFLWQTFSKRGNLEWMITLFSLSTLPNTLVMGIPLLKAMYGDFSGGLMVQIVVLQSVIWYTLMLFMFEYRGARLLISEQFPETAGSITSFRVDSDVVSLNGREPLQTDAEIGDDGKLHVVVKRSTASSMVSSFKSHGLNSLNSGMTPRASNLTGVEIYSVQSSREPTPRASSFNQTDFYAMFNASKAPSPKHGYTNSFQGGFGDVYSVQSSKGVTPRTSNFDEEMMKISNKKRGARSMSGELFNAGTMSSYPPPNPMFSGSTSGGPKKKDSGGAVASASSGSGGAVPNKELHMFVWSSTASPVSEGNLKHAINRAASTDFAGIDPKPSQHDHPIAGSKGMHELIQNMSPGRKINGDGDLEIEEGTKFPASTSPYSSCQKKMDMEDGGEAKKQQMPPASVMTRLILIMVWRKLIRNPNTYSSLLGVAWSLVSYKWHIKMPKIISGSISILSDAGLGMAMFSLGLFMALQPKIIACGKSVATFAMAVRFLTGPAVIAACSIAVGLRGVLLHVAIVQAALPQGIVPFVFAKEYNVHPDILSTAVIFGMLIALPITILYYILLGV; encoded by the exons ATGATCACCGGAAAGGATATTTACGAGGTCCTAGCGAGCATTGTGCCGCTTTATGTGGCCATGATATTGGCCTACGGCTCGGTCCGGTGGTGGAAGATCTTCACCCCGGACCAGTGCTCCGGCATCAATCGATTCGTTGCAGTTTTTGCCGTTCCTTTACTTTCCTTTCACTTCATTTCTTCTAACGATCCCTACGCCATGGACTACCAGTTCATCGCGGCGGACTCACTGCAGAAGGTGGTGATTCTTGTGGCTCTATTCCTATGGCAGACCTTCTCCAAGCGCGGCAACCTCGAGTGGATGATCACTCTCTTCTCCCTCTCCACTCTCCCCAACACTCTCGTTATGGGCATTCCTCTCTTGAAGGCCATGTACGGTGACTTTTCGGGCGGTCTCATGGTTCAAATCGTGGTTCTTCAAAGTGTCATCTGGTACACTCTCATGCTCTTCATGTTCGAGTACCGAGGAGCTAGACTTTTGATTTCAGAGCAGTTCCCCGAAACCGCCGGGTCCATCACTTCATTTCGTGTGGACTCCGATGTTGTTTCGCTCAACGGACGTGAACCTTTGCAGACGGATGCCGAGATTGGAGACGATGGGAAGTTACACGTGGTGGTGAAAAGATCGACGGCGTCCTCGATGGTGTCATCGTTCAAGTCGCACGGGTTGAACTCCTTGAACTCGGGCATGACTCCTAGGGCTTCAAACCTGACCGGCGTTGAAATTTACTCGGTTCAGTCGTCCCGTGAACCAACGCCGAGGGCGTCCAGCTTCAACCAGACTGACTTCTACGCTATGTTCAACGCCAGCAAGGCACCGAGCCCTAAACACGGTTACACCAACAGCTTCCAAGGGGGGTTCGGCGATGTTTACTCCGTTCAGTCATCGAAAGGCGTGACCCCGAGGACTTCGAATTTTGATGAGGAGATGATGAAAATAAGCAACAAGAAGAGAGGAGCCAGGAGCATGAGCGGTGAGCTGTTCAATGCCGGGACCATGTCTTCCTATCCGCCTCCGAATCCCATGTTTTCGGGGTCTACCAGTGGCGGTCCAAAGAAGAAGGACAGCGGCGGAGCCGTTGCCAGTGCAAGTAGTGGTAGTGGTGGTGCAGTGCCTAATAAGGAGcttcatatgtttgtttggagCTCGACTGCTTCGCCGGTTTCCGAGGGAAACCTTAAACATGCAATTAACCGAGCTGCCTCTACGGATTTTGCGGGCATTGATCCAAAGCCTTCACAACATGATCATCCAATTGCAGGTTCAAAAG GGATGCATGAATTAATTCAGAATATGAGTCCTGGAAGGAAAATAAATGGAGATGGGGaccttgaaattgaagaaggAACAAAATTTCCGGCAAGTACATCTCCATATAGTAGCTGTCAGAAGAAGATGGACATGGAAGACGGTGGTGAGGCAAAGAAGCAACAAATGCCTCCTGCAAGTGTCATGACTAGGCTTATACTCATCATGGTTTGGAGGAAGCTCATTAGAAATCCCAACACCTACTCCAGTCTTCTTGGTGTTGCATGGTCTCTCGTATCATACAA GTGGCATATCAAAATGCCGAAAATTATAAGTGGATCCATATCAATATTATCTGATGCTGGCTTGGGAATGGCTATGTTCAGCCTAG gttTATTCATGGCTTTACAACCAAAGATCATAGCTTGTGGAAAATCAGTAGCAACCTTTGCAATGGCTGTTAGATTTTTGACTGGCCCGGCAGTGATTGCTGCATGCTCCATAGCTGTTGGTCTTCGTGGAGTTCTATTGCATGTTGCAATTGTTCAG GCTGCTCTTCCTCAAGGGATTGTTCCGTTTGTATTTGCTAAAGAATACAATGTGCACCCAGACATACTTAGCACTGC GGTCATTTTTGGAATGCTGATCGCATTGCCTATAACAATACTCTACTATATTCTTCTCGGGGTCTAG